The Accipiter gentilis chromosome 34, bAccGen1.1, whole genome shotgun sequence genome has a segment encoding these proteins:
- the FMC1 gene encoding protein FMC1 homolog yields MAALGSPLRTLRGLLRELRYAGGRAGRPYRDTPAYQHVVAAFRAHRVTSEKLCRAQQELHFQAATYLCLLRSVREHGALHQEYHGKGERSPEEVAGLVGFRLPQQPGGKG; encoded by the exons ATGGCGGCGCTGGGCTCACCGCTGCGGACCTTGCGCGGGCTCCTGCGCGAGCTCCGCTAcgccggcggccgggcgggccgcCCCTACCGCGACACGCCGGCCTACCAGCACGTCGTCGCGGCCTTCCGGGCCCACCGG GTCACCAGCGAGAAGCTGTGCCGGGCCCAGCAGGAGCTGCACTTCCAGGCTGCCACCTACCTCTGCCTGCTGCGCAGCGTCCGGGAGCACGGGGCCCTTCACCAGGAGTACCACGGCAAGGGAGAGCGCTCGCCCGAGGAGGTCGCCGGCCTGGTGGGCTTCAGGTTGCCTCAGCAGCCGGGAGGAAAGGGCTGA